DNA sequence from the Oryza brachyantha chromosome 5, ObraRS2, whole genome shotgun sequence genome:
AACTGTCATCCTGTAAGCAACTCTAGTACCAGGGGTACTATCGCCTCTCCGAAGGGTAACATATGATTCAACAAGAACTTTCTTTGCTTCAGAACTCAGCTGCATTGACATAAATGAACTATAGGTTAGTTGATGACGatttgaagtttatttatGATGGAAGGAAGATTTAAACCTGAGGTTTCAAGGACTTTGCAAAAGCAATGTAACGTTTCAACTCTGCAGTGGTAAATGCCGGGGCAAGTGCCTCTTCACGTTTCTGATGGACCCTCACAATGTGATGAGCAATGTGGTAGTCGGTGTTTTCATCAGGCTCATCAATCATGATGTATACCAGATCAAATCTTGAAAGAATAGCCGGAGGCAATGCCACATTGTACTGAAAGGATAGCATCAGTTGAAATATTAGATCCCAACACTACCTCACGATATGTCATGCCTCAACAAAAAACaggaatttaaatattttcaaaagtagttaaaaatataatttataatgtatTTGGCTTACCTTGAGTGGTTTTGACTTGTCATAACGCCCTCCTGTGGGATTTGCTGCTGCCAAAATTGAAGTCCTTGCATTCAGAGTTGCTTGTATTCCTGCTTTTGTTATGCTAATGGTTTGCTGTTCCATTGCTTCATGTATAGCGACCTACAATGGAGAAATGAGATTAACACACTCAAGTTCATGCAAAAAAAGGGCAAGGCTAATAGGGAGAACTCAGCAAGCCTACCTGATCTTTAATGTCCATTTTATCAAATTCATCAATGCAACAGATACCATTATCAGCTAACATAAGCGCACCTGCCTGCATAAACAACCAATAGCAGTGACAGAGGTAAGGTACCAGAAGTTCAGAACtaggaagcatgcatgcaaaataaGTATATACTATGCTCACTGAAGTTCAATTTAGCATTTACCATATTATATGTGCACTGTTAAAATGCTTTTATGGAaacaaaattcatttttcatagATGTGTTGCTATGACTTATATACAAACTTCAACAATTTAGTGAGCACCTAGCCTGTCAATTATTTATATCTATGAATCTTACTTGAACCATGCAATTCAAAGCAAAGGTACACTTATTAATATAACTTGCATCCACATATATCTGTATTGGTAATACAAACAAATGGAGTTCCAATCATTGGTATTACCTCAATACAAAATTCTCCAGTCTCTGGTTCTTTAGCAACAGTTGCTGTCAAACCAGCAGCAGATGAGGACTTCCCTGATGTGTAAACAGATCGTGGAACAATACCAGCAGTATATCTGACGATTGGATTAAGAACACATTAAATTCCACTATGATTCATGGAACATAtttcaatatgatcaatgaAATGATAAATAACTAGCAAGATAGAAAGTCCTATCCAAGAACAAAATTGTATAAGCAACAAGAAATCTGGATTTCATGTGAaccataaaaaatcatatcagaAAAACATTGTGAAGAAGCTTATAGCAACATAAATTCAACAAGTAGACTGAGCAAGATACAATGTACAATACTGAGTCAAcctaactaaaaaaaatatgtggtgAAGCAGCAGAACAGTGTTTATATATCCAGCATGGTAACCTTGAATGATGTAACTTAAATATAcagaaaaagataaacaataattattatatggtAACGAGACAATGAGAAGCTTACTTTAAAAACTGAGACTTTGCACAACTTGGATCACCAACAATACAGACATTGATGTCACCTCTAAGATTTATCCCTTCATGTGTTATCTTGTGAACACCACCCAAAAGCATGAGAAGGATTGCTCTCTTAATTTCTTGATGTCCAAAGACTGTAGGACATATGCTATCAACtatcttattgaaaaaatcaGGAATTTTCCTCATCCTAACAACttcatcttcctcttcttcctgtCAGAGAGGGGGGAGACAGAGAtagttaataatataaacactGTAATGACAAACTATAAGGTTGAAAAGAAAGCATAGAGATAATCCACAAAAACACAAGAAGTGCCATAATAACTATTTCATGGTCTAACATCCTTACATGAATACATAACACACTAAATCAACAGTGTACCAGGATCATGCAAACGTTTGGGGAGCTTGAATGGTATGCATTgtcaaaaaattagaaaaagggCACTAGTATGGTTACACCTATCCATGTCTGCCTGCTAGCATGGCACCGGAATGTTTGAATACCGTCTAAGGAGAATTTCTCATAGTTCTTTTTTAAGAGGCTGGTCCTCTTTTCCTTCACTGAAACAGAGTAACAAATCTCAATTCTGATTTGGACTTACAGTGAACTTCTGTCTTTCGCTGTCATCTCCATCTATGTCCCTGTCTCTGATATCGACTTCTCTCCTTCCATCTGCCACCTAGTAACATTAAAGAGCAATGTTAACCTTATATATccttacaataaaaatattatagccaAGCTAATTAGATGGATCTTCATTGCAGGAAAGAGGCCATACCTGCACTGAGTTTGCTACAAAAGCAAGGCGATACGAGAGATCTCGCACTCCTAGTGATTTCAAGCCCTTGACACCTTCTTGGACACCAGACCCATTCTTTCGCTGAGGAGCTTCCCGGCGACACTCGGCTCTCTCACCAGGTGAAGTTAAAGCCATAACATCTGGAACGGCAACAACAGTTCCCGTAAATATGACCCTGAAAATAGCCAAAAcagaatattttaataatgtaaaaaGACCATCCAGTAAGTAAAAACAATGCCAGCAAGACTTCCTCACGTGTCCCCAGCTCTAGCCTTCTCAACAATCTCATGCCTCAGAATGACATCCAGCGAGCGTGGTAGTGAACCAGCAGGTATTTCTTTTGATGTCTCCTGCATCCTGACCCGCTGCCAATCTGTGAACTTGCTCTCTTGTCGGAGAAGGGCCCATTTTGATCGATTTTGGCATGTCGCATTGACGCATATTATTGGCTAAAGTTAAGGTACAGAAACCTTTAATTAGGCACATTGCAGAGAGAAAAGGTAGTAGATAAGCTACACAATCACAACCTCAGTATACTTGAACTGCTGCTCGACATTCTTCACAACATTTCCACAATCAAGGCACTTGAATGTGCCTTGCAGTAACTCAGGCCGGACCTCACTTGTCCGTGTCACCACCCCCATTACAGCTGTGAGCTTACCAATCTCTGCTGTCCCAAGCTCCCTCAGCCTATTataacaacatttttttagaaaaatataacaattgtAGTCGATGCTTTTTGCAACAATCATGTAATTTAGCTTAACACCTATGACAAAGCAGAGGATGTAAAACAATAAGAGAGACAATTATCTATTATCAAGCATAGGACATTAAACAGAATGAAAGACCAGAGGCAATGAACTCCTTTGAATAGTATCAAACATAGAAGGCATTAGTAACAAGGATTTTAACCAATAGGGTAAATTCCCTATATACACCTAAAAGCTCGCTCAATCCCTAATGTACCCCTAACCTAAAACTTATCCGATCTCTTCTATACCcttgaaattttaacttgatCCCTTCCATACCCCAGCCATTACATTTCACCGTTAAGTTCATGAAAAATGTCTTTAATGCCTTTGATGATTTAAGTTTGAATATAAGGTTGAAAAACAATTGAAAAAGTCGTTTGAGTGCATAGTATATTCATTTTATGTAACTAATGAGACACTAATtacagaaaattttaaaacaaattttaaaaacaaaaaatataataaagtaaaatttttatttgaagtttAATAGGACAATAGATTTTTTGATCAGGGGtactcttaaaaaatatcgtgAGCATTGACAGTCTTATCTTTGCACGAATGCACCTCATTTTTATgagttttagaaaataaaataaatacatattttttattttattatctaaaaataaattttgtcataaatAATGAATCACACAACAAACTCATAactattaatagtctaatgcgataaacttttacatttcTAATAATGTAATTCATAAACTTCTATACTCAACCAAAAGGTAAAATGgtcaattttatagaaattagacGGTCAACTAAAGGTCAACTGACGTGGAAgggatcaaaatcaaattttagggCTATACAAGGAAGCAAGCAAAATTCAGGGGTATAGAGGCATACAGGGGATTATCCCTAAGCAATAAGTGCAACTAGACAAGTAACACACTTTGTACTGAATTCCAGGCCATTTTCAAAGTCTGTTTATTTATCAACAAATAACCGTTACATCTGGAATTATCttgttgaaataaaaaatgaaacttCTAGAGGAGCAAGTACAGACCTCTTCAGCATTGGAATGTTGTAGAAGGCAATGTTAATGTCCTTATTAGGGCTATCATCAGAGATGATTGGCGCACGATTCTCGCCAGTCCTCTGTTCCATCACGAACCTCTTGCACGCATTCCGGAGGTACGGCTCGAACCTGATGCAGTGAAATGCACCACATAAGCAGTTATTTCAAAACTGTAGCAGATGAACTGATCAATCTGCACTTCTTTTAGTGAAAACAATCCATTTCAGCAAGTCAGTACCAACCAAAATTTTTCAATTGAAAAAAGAATGCTACACCCAACCAACAACCCATAGACCCCGTcgaaatctcaaaaaaaaactgtaaaatttcCATAAAATAAACAGGTTAACAGGAGCAAACGAACCAAAGGCGTCGCCTTTCCGTGCCCAAATCCAGTGACAGATCTCAAAATTTCCCAAATctgaaccccccccccccccccaaacacacacacacacaccaaaaggggaaaaaattcCAATCTCACCGGAGGTACTCCTCGGAGATTGCCTTCTGGAGGACGTCGTTGAAGCGCATGACGTGGGCGAAGTCCACGTACATGGTGGTGGACTCCCGCGACCGCATCGCCTCCAGCTCCGTCTCGTAGAACGgctccgccgcatccgccTCCTTGAACCTACAGATCCGCGCCGTCAGTCGAAACCGGGACCCGGTAGAAAACCCTAGAAATGGAATGGAGGAAGGGGGGGTGGGGGAGCCGCGGCGGGCGCTCCGGCTTACCGCCTGAGGAACTCGAGGAAGATGTTCTCCACCCGCGCCGCCTTCTCGTCTACGAAGAACCCGCCGAACGCCTCCATCGCCGGGGCGGCGAGACCTCTCGAAACCTCGCCGAGTGCTTGGGGTGGGGGGAGGATTTTGCCCTGTGCGGCTCCGTGCACGTGGTGCGGCGGGGCGCGAGGGTTTTGGTtgggggaggaagaagaagatgcgTGGAGTGGTCTTTGGCGGGAAGGTGGCGGCGTCTTGGCGCCAATTCTTCCCGCCAAAACTGGGGAGCCAGGGGGTGGGGCTCCGTGGACCGTGTCCGTTAACCGCTGGCTGTTGGCTGTCACTGGCACGTGGGGCCTCTAGAGCGGAAGAGATGGGACCACCAGTCCACCAGCGCCGTGTGCACAGTCCACGTGACTGTCTTGGTTTGGGCTGTGATGGGCCGTGTGGTCCAACATGCCGCATTCTGCATTAAATGGGCTGCCTTTGTTCTATCCTTCTATATGgattttaaaaagaataagtTCACCTTTTTCAGCGCATTAGCCGTGGCTAATGTTGACCAAAACAGTGCATGAGAATGACAGAAACCGTGCAAAATCATGTGTTTTCGGCTGCGAAAACCGTGGTTATCACGAGAAAACCATGGGGAGAAGAGAATttgaaacaagaaaatttgtgagatgtcaaatgcaaaaaaaaatttgaaaaaatacaaaaagtaagaaaaatatttttacgacTATATTTAGGGCATGTTataggaaaacaagaaaattttgatatgacattttctaaTTCTTGACATtccaacatacaaacatacaccgtcataCCCTTCCCCAAATAATTCACGTCAGTAACGAGTAAtaacaactttattttaattattatgtcACAAATATACCTACTATCCAAGAAAACtactatatatgtactaaCACGCACAAATAATTTTCCTCCACGCATATTTTCTCTATATCCatcattgtatatttgtatttaaacaTTATGTACATCGTGTAtctagtgcaaattaataatgacttaacaacaaaatattgttaaccatcttcttaagaaatattatttgcaataggctattttaatttttttcctccgaAATTTTcagttatgatttttaattatgccGAGAATACacctttttcataaatttctttgacaaaactatactatatatcaacctatacaacatatattttttccattaaatttcctcgaaaattttaaattctcctcaaatttacaCTCCGCGGTACATAATGTACCGCGCCTACGCGGtaacggaaaccatgatactAAATAAGTAAccaaaacaatcaaatatgAAAGAGTACCTTAAACTAAAATGGATATGATAACTAGCAGTTGTATAACcatatcaaaatatcaaaCCGAACTGAGAACGTCCTGATCAAACCAATATGCCTACCACGCTGACAAGAACTGAGCTATGAGCTCGCTTTGTAGTGAGGTTGATTGCGTGGGAGCGTGTAACACCCTGCCTCTAAAATCCGTATTAATCCGCTCTACACGTTGAGTGGACTCACATTCGCATGGTATCCCGTTTACATTTTCGTCGTCGCTTTGTGTAAAAGAGTTAACCTAGAAATACCATGGTTAGAGCATCAAGGCTTATAAGCAGGTCCTCACCCCCCTAAACTTTCAAGGTGGTATTAAACCACCGCTACACATCCACTCCTAGGCCATATGGACTAAACATACACTACTAACAGGCTTCAAACAGGCTAGGGTGATACAGAGCGTGGATGATAACGACTAGGGTGCAGTGGTTATGAGGTGACGATGGATTGATCGGAAGCCTCAAAATATGAATATCTTCATGTCGCCAAGTCAAATTGGTTAAAAGATCAGGCACCTAATATCACACTAGACTATTTCGCTGGCGATGGTGACAAATGTTGTGATAGCATTGTAAAAGAAGATAAAGTCATCGATGCGCAGAGGCCATGTGACTATTGCGCCCATGTCAATTTCCCTCATACCAGAAATTCTAGTATTTGTGCAGAACAAAGAGAGTTGCACTGACCTTCACTTCTCGTGGAGACGCTCATCCCCCGAGCAACTAAGCTTCAAGCGTCTCTCCGATGAAGTTACAACTCTATCTCTCGGAGGCTCCAACCATAGTCCAACTTCTATATCGATCCATTTGAGGATACATGTAAGCTTCTCAGTTCCATTTGTAGATGTGTATGCTTCCAACGACATCGTATGAATGACCAATCTACTTGCCAACCTAGCTCCTTGCAGCAAGTCAAGACTACACGAGCCCTCAATATTGTGATTAGCATGATGTGGAAAGGATTACAGATATACCCTCatacggtgaaaaaaaataatatagaacaaGCACATTGTGCTTTTTAGTAGTTTAGCATAAACTCAACTAGAATCATGTAACAATACATAGGGCTTGTTTGGCACAGCTCCACTCCAACATTTTAAACTCTGCTCCAACTTTTTTCTGCCAAACGCGTCTAACTCCAGAAATTCCGAATCCGAAAAAAATCCTGGAGTTGGCCAACTCCATGTTTTTCCTGGAGCTCCTTAAAGGGTGCTCCAAAAACCAATCTTATCAACCTAAACATAGAGTTGAGGGGTAATTACCCACCAATGCCACCCATTACACACGTACCCTTTcgttaagaaaaaagaaacctCCCCTCCCCGTTGTTACGGTTCACGAGGTACTGTTTATCGTGAACAGTAATCAGCCCCCTTCTCTGACCGCCAAACCCTAGGGCGTCGTCCCTTCCGTTGTCGTTGGTGGCCCTCCATGGATGGCGGAATGGATCTCCCCAATCTTCATGATCCTTCCAATATAAGTACTCGCTATagtaaaatgataaaaatagtCATATCTCACCaagctcttttttttctagagcTGGATACACGAATTTGGCAAACATATACTCGGGATCCTGGATTTGCTAATTCTAGAGTTGTAAATCCTGGATTTGCTGATGGAGTTAATTTTCTGGAGTTGGAGTGCTCCCAAACAGGCCTATAATACAATATTAGTCGTATATTAGAGAGGATAAACTTTTCGTAgcagtaaaatatatttttgcatttttacGACAAAATAAGGTATGCTTGTAAAAATGTGAcgaaataataaattttcattttatcttagAAAAAACATTATGTTTTCATTTAAACGAGAAATCCGTCCGTGATAATCCACGTTTAAAAAATGCAACCGCGAACCCTAGCCCTCCGACGGCTCCCTGTTCCGCTGCCGATTCACCCAACcaaccgccgccgacgccgacgccaccgccgcggccgaaATGCGCGCCGCCGCATCATCCTCGAATGACATCGTGTCCTCCATCTTTCCCCACTCCGGCCCGAGCGATCCGCCTCCACGCCCGCTACGCCGTCGTCCTCCAAGCCCGCCGCCCCGCGTCGACCCCTACCTTACCCGCCACGCCGTttcaccctcctcctcctcgggcgTCGCATCGCCCCCCTGGACAGCAGCGCCgcgccgacctcgccggccgcaaggcgtcgtcctcctcgcgagcgccgccgccgcgtcgacgTCTTCTTCCCCGACTGCCACTGTTCCTCCACaggttcctttttttttttcctgatttctgctaatgatttgtttttttaataaagaagTTCCTATGAACACCGGTGAGTGGTAGtgctgattttatttttccaaaataatttgttgatGTTATTTTAATGACCTCCAACTGTTTGTGCAAATGGAGCATAATTGAAACCAGCTCATGTTCGTGTCTATAAAGATTAAACGTACCCATAAACGAGGAGATATTAAACGTACCCATAAACGAGGAGATAAAAGGTGCTACAgatctcatcttttcacttatgcttatgcttataagcaaaaatttagttgattttaggtttttccactaaagtttatttttcagccttggctttAAGATCACTaagcatacatatataaaatttctagatataaattattttttgtttgcaaatatgtcgtttggctttttccatgAAACACCGAAACAATCGCCCCAAGTTTGTATAACTTGATTGCTGCATTATTTGCAAAAATGAGAGCATTGTAGTTCGTGCATCCTCAGGGCATTGTTTAATTCAATTGCCATCCCATTCCAAAGGGACTGTTGGTATATCCACTCATCCAAAAACAAGCCCTAAGCAGCAATGAGCATATGCTGGTTTATATGTTCTGttgttgcatttttttaatctatttacGTCTGTTTTGCTTTCTTCTGACCCTGATTGTCTAAAATACCAGCCCTTGTGCTTATCAATGTGTTCATGCTGTTATAGATCGCTACTGGACCTTCTATCCAGCATTGGACTTTGCTATGACATGACTTGTGGATGCCACTGTACTGGTACTCCCTATTATTGTGTAAATTTTTCTGCTAACTACTTGATACTGGGTTAGGTAGGTCATGCATTTTCTTCTAATATTAAACtagaaaatttatactttGAGAATGCCCCTGACCATACAGATTCCTGCTATGTAGACCTGTTTCAACTCTCTTGCAAAACCAAACTACATGTAGAGTTTCAGATTTTATAAGGGGATTTCTTATCTTACGACAGTAGCAAACAAGATAATTGCCATATACAGTTGTGTTTGCTGTGCACCTTGATATATTCCTAGTACAAGAATTTGAGTTAATTTGATCCACCCTGCTTTTTTATGGCAAAGGTGGCGTATGGAGATGAACGAGTTTCACTGCCAACATCATCACCTCAACCTGATGAACTGGATTCACTGCCAGCATCATCACCTCAACCAGATGAACCGGTCAAGCGAAAGCGTGGTGGCCGAGGTTGAAACACAATGCCCAAAGGTCGATACACCATCACACATGTCACAGTTGATGGTCAGCCTATGTTACCTAAGATTGCAGTGTCAGCATTCCGGAGAGCATGCAGTGTAATTGGAAGgacaaatatcaaaataacctACAAGGACTGGAAAAAAGTTCCAAACACTGAGAAGGCCGTATTATGGGAGACTATTAAAGTTTTGTTTGAGATGCCTGAAGGCGCCCATAAAAGCCTGCAAAGACAAGCAATGCTTAAGATTGGCAAGGTATGGAAGAACTTCAAGAGTGAGCTCTACAACACATACGTGAAGAAAGATTTGACTCCCTTCCATCAGAAGGAATTTGCACACTTGCGTGATCAATGGGATGAGTTTGTGCAGAGATGCCGGACGCCGGAATTTGTGCATCAGAGTGAGGTAAACAAGGCTATCTCGGCACTCAATACTCACCCTCACAGACTCGGCACAGGTGGGTATGTGGGCAAATCCTTGCAATGGGCAAGGGAGGACGAGGAAGCAGCTCAACTGAGTTAGCCCACTCCATTTGCGAACATTCCAGTACAGCGGGCTCGGAATTGGGTACGGGCAAGGGCAATGACCACTTCTGATGGCATCATCTCTTTCGCAAATACCGAAACTGAGCAAGTGGCTCAAAGGGTTCAGCAACTTGCTGAAGAATCTCTCAAAGGGTCTTTCCAGACATGTAGGGAAGAGGACATACTGACTGCGGCCCTAGGAACCAAAGAACACCCAGGTCGCACGCGAGGCCTTGGGGCTACAGTTCCATGGAAGGCGGGATTCTCTGACAACTCTGATCTGTACAAGAGACAGAGGAGAAACAAAGGCAGTTGCGAAGAAATGAACCTAGCACAGCTCAAAAGGGAGATATTTGATGAATTAGCAGCAAAAATAGACACCAAAGTTGAAGAGAAACTACAGCAGGCCCTGAATAAGAAGTCGGTAGCCTCCTTGGAAGCCAGCCCCAATTCGTGTCAGGGTAGCAGTGGGGCTGTGGCACATTCTCACCCTGGTGGAAGCATTGCCGGTGACAGATATCCTGTTGATGACATCGAGGCACGTACAAAGTGCAAGATTCAGGTGCCTGTCGGTGTAGGCTCTAATTTCATTGTTGATGCTGGTGAGGGGATTGCAGATCCATGCAGTGGAGATGCATGGGTGCAAGGTGTGCAGCTAGCAGCAGGATATGGAAAGGTGCGAGTGGACATGGTATATTCAAATTTCACTGCATTCCCACTGCCTCTACCCCCAAATGACGAGATGGTGACACTGGGGCAGGCCCTCCACAAATTTATCCAATGGCCGAAGAAGGACATGGCTTTACCGTCCTAATTCTGGAGTGTTTTGCTGGACTTTATAATTCCTCTATGCATGTACTGGCCTTTATCTGCATTTTGCTGAAATGGTGCATGCAGATAGGATGGTTGATCTGTTGAGCCTCTGTGGGCATCCTGGCCATTAAGTGTATTGTCTCAATTGGATAATACATGATACTTGTGCTGCCTTCTTTGCTTCATGACTCATGAGagaaatatagttttattcgCAATGCTCAAGTACCATAGCTGTCAATTTTTGATTGAAAGGGGATGCCAAATACGCAAAGTGAGACAATTACACCAATAAAGATTATTAACAATCCACAGCCGGACCCTTAGGCGATAGCTACGACTAAGAGTAGTGAAATTGCCTCGAAGCGGTTGCTAGACattaatatagataaaatgttCCAACagattttacttatttttattcttcatccATCATTTTTCAAATTCGACGACTAAAATCTCTTAATAAGATCTGATAATTAGGACAAACTTTATCTTTCCCTATACAGACTTTTCATATATtagagattttttaaattagaaattatcttaccaattatacaaaactagaaattaattaataaaatatgtacttAATTAATACTAGTGTTATGTCCGTACTAATGATACGATTCAATTTAGTAATgcaaataagatattataaattccttcaaatttaattatataaatcaaaCATTAGAATTTGTTTGTCTATCAAGCACTTTGTTAAACTGGTTATTAAAACAAACTCTGACAAAACAATAGCAAAACACCAATTAATAGTGCCTATTTTAactttacataattaattacatcTTTGTAAATGTTTTCGTTGTGTTTCCAGTTCGGTATTATCAAAAGGTTCACATatctgattaaaaaaatattgtaaaatgaTGCATCATTTGACAGATTAAGGGATTTACATATTTCACATGAAAAGATGATGCTTAAAAAATGTAGAACCCCCGATGCTCATTCCTATTTATCAAAGATTTATTATTGATGTTATTATTAGTGATTGATTATTTGGACGTCAAACAATAATGATCTATAGCCTTAATTAATCTTATGATTAACACACCTGTGGCATAGtgttaaatataaactttgttTTCTTGATATTGTAATAGTATCTCGTGCCAACTTATTGTACTACACATGTCGCGTTAACATTGTGGTATACATAGAACTTTTTGAttgaaaagtttatatatttttctttatttatacctATCTTTCCATGTGCTAggttaatttatctttttgcaATTTGAATCATACAACTCTGATTCGTAGTTGTATCTAGTTCGTCCagcaaatatatgattattcttaaaCCTACCTTTTTAATTTGCGCCAGTGCCAggtaaatttgtatttttttttacagtgtTAACCACCCAACTCTGTTTTCTAGCCATATCTAACCCCTGCAATAATAAGAAATTTAGTTGAACCAAAGTAAATATAGGTTTATGGGTAGTCTAAAGTGAAACTTTTGGTAATAAAAAATGAGTCAAAGTGCAATTTACTCGTTtagatacaaaagttttatcaataaaataattttggttaCTTAGTTCATATATTATTAAGCAATCAGAGCATTAAAGCGGCCATCACGCCATATTATCGTGCAACTTTTGCTTAGGCCTGACCAAGAGCTCCTGAAATCCgccaaaaaaaatggcaagATGTCTTTTAAACACTAGATGCCAATGA
Encoded proteins:
- the LOC102706656 gene encoding DNA replication licensing factor MCM6, which encodes MEAFGGFFVDEKAARVENIFLEFLRRFKEADAAEPFYETELEAMRSRESTTMYVDFAHVMRFNDVLQKAISEEYLRFEPYLRNACKRFVMEQRTGENRAPIISDDSPNKDINIAFYNIPMLKRLRELGTAEIGKLTAVMGVVTRTSEVRPELLQGTFKCLDCGNVVKNVEQQFKYTEPIICVNATCQNRSKWALLRQESKFTDWQRVRMQETSKEIPAGSLPRSLDVILRHEIVEKARAGDTVIFTGTVVAVPDVMALTSPGERAECRREAPQRKNGSGVQEGVKGLKSLGVRDLSYRLAFVANSVQVADGRREVDIRDRDIDGDDSERQKFTEEEEDEVVRMRKIPDFFNKIVDSICPTVFGHQEIKRAILLMLLGGVHKITHEGINLRGDINVCIVGDPSCAKSQFLKYTAGIVPRSVYTSGKSSSAAGLTATVAKEPETGEFCIEAGALMLADNGICCIDEFDKMDIKDQVAIHEAMEQQTISITKAGIQATLNARTSILAAANPTGGRYDKSKPLKYNVALPPAILSRFDLVYIMIDEPDENTDYHIAHHIVRVHQKREEALAPAFTTAELKRYIAFAKSLKPQLSSEAKKVLVESYVTLRRGDSTPGTRVAYRMTVRQLEALIRLSEAIARSHLERVVLPAHVRMAVKLLKTSIISVESSEVDLSDFQDADDGANVPTDNDAGQPPETDAAPQQEGQDNGQEADTGKKKLVITEEHFQRVTQALIMRLRQHEESVMKDGDGMAGMKQGDLIIWYVEQQNAQGAYNATAEVKEEVKCIKAIIERLIQREGHLIVIDEGAAPAADDSGARRTSSESRILAVNPNYVID
- the LOC102709466 gene encoding uncharacterized protein LOC102709466, translating into MTTSDGIISFANTETEQVAQRVQQLAEESLKGSFQTCREEDILTAALGTKEHPGRTRGLGATVPWKAGFSDNSDLYKRQRRNKGSCEEMNLAQLKREIFDELAAKIDTKVEEKLQQALNKKSVASLEASPNSCQGSSGAVAHSHPGGSIAGDRYPVDDIEARTKCKIQVPVGVGSNFIVDAGEGIADPCSGDAWVQGVQLAAGYGKVRVDMVYSNFTAFPLPLPPNDEMVTLGQALHKFIQWPKKDMALPS